One genomic window of Cydia strobilella chromosome 11, ilCydStro3.1, whole genome shotgun sequence includes the following:
- the LOC134745555 gene encoding ribosomal RNA-processing protein 7 homolog A, with translation MKLENENMKSSKRPLIFKALELKVTDDSESPHTIYIKEHGVRDHTEDRPQGRTLFVVNIPPYIDEIGIKNAFRDVGTVKSVALLEKPGPSETKIIEKFLPVSQKPIFKVGYIVFAKVAQLDKALALTELTPVNSNKCHIKCGMKKWVEEYNNSVLLAKELKEKVEAFMKKHDEKTKQAEHKEKKLEEEDDDGWITVTKKGKVQSFARSEKVESKVMAKEEKNKKRKELKNFYTFQIRESKMKHVVALRQKFEEDKKKIAQIKQSRRFKPF, from the exons atgaAACTTGAAAACGAAAACATGAAGTCTAGTAAACGTCCACTAATTTTCAAAG CTTTAGAATTAAAAGTTACGGATGATTCAGAATCTCCCCACACAATCTATATCAAAGAGCATGGGGTAAGAGATCACACGGAGGACAGACCTCAAGGCAGAACTTTATTCGTTGTCAACATCCCTCCATATATTGACGAAATTGGAATCAAAAACGCATTTAGAGACGTTGGCACTGTTAAATCTGTGGCCCTTTTAGAAAAACCAGGTCCTTCGGAAacaaaaattatagaaaaatttCTTCCAGTCAGCCAGAAACCTATTTTTAAAGTGGGCTATATAGTTTTTGCTAAAGTAGCACAGTTAGATAAAGCTCTAGCTCTTACGGAACTCACCCCTGTTAACTCGAACAAATGTCATATTAAATGTGGTATGAAAAAGTGGGTAGAAGAGTACAACAACTCTGTACTGCTGGCAAAAGaactgaaagaaaaagtagAGGCATTCATGAAAAAACATGATGAGAAAACTAAACAAGCTGAGCATAAAGAAAAGAAATTAGAGGAAGAGGATGACGATGGCTGGATCACGGTCACTAAGAAGGGAAAAGTACAGAGCTTTGCTCGCTCCGAGAAAGTAGAGAGCAAAGTCATGGCTAAAGAAGAGAAAAATAAGAAGCGGAAAGAATTGAAGAACTTCTACACCTTCCAGATTAGAGAGTCGAAAATGAAGCATGTGGTAGCTTTGCGACAGAAGTTTGAAGAGGACAAGAAGAAAATAGCTCAGATTAAACAGAGTCGTAGGTTTAAGCCTTTTTGA
- the LOC134745630 gene encoding histamine H2 receptor codes for MDGIFGNESEWANATAAAPVQDLYNYWPWSIVDGTLMLLIVSGNTLTILAVTLSRRLSSLVSNQFVLNLAISDLMVGLTLPYHLVFYLDDDFGKIKWSCLMRFILIILACLASIYNIIAIAVDRYIAIVHPLHYSRYMTKLVTRLLMSTTWSVALCISCIPMFWNDWHDGVACEMNMVVPKEYTTSILAPMFSLIWLVMFVLYWRIWREATCHARRMRANTCCPTGANDWKSIQVVLLVLGSFSICWMPFVVVACAQTLPVITLHSPVAYRLTSSLAMSNSGINPLIYAWKNAGFRAAFVNLLRCKRPDTSEYRGSPAPERKRGSVALREGSITRSSAPSALSSMGGRPARLLYVERETDTSRCRIIENAGYVEERGDANPSYAPDPTPVHRPATRPDVV; via the exons ATGGACGGTATCTTCGGCAATGAGAGCGAGTGGGCGAacgcgacggcggcggcgccggtgCAGGATCTGTACAACTACTGGCCGTGGAGCATCGTGGATGGAACACTCATGCTGCTCATCGTCAGTGGGAACACCCTCACGATCCTGGCCGTGACCCTCAGCCGCCGGCTGTCATCCCTTGTTTCCAACCAATTCGTCCTCAACCTAGCCATCTCCGATCTGATGGTGGGGTTAACCCTCCCTTACCACCTCGTCTTCTACCTGGACGATGACTTCGGCAAAATCAAATGGTCATGTCTGATGAGATTTATACTCATCATATTGGCCTGCCTGGCGTCCATATACAACATCATAGCGATAGCTGTAGACAG GTACATAGCAATAGTGCATCCCTTGCACTACAGCCGCTACATGACGAAGCTGGTAACCAGGCTCCTGATGAGCACGACCTGGTCGGTAGCTCTCTGCATCAGCTGTATACCCATGTTCTGGAACGACTGGCACGATGGCGTGGCCTGTGAGATGAATATG GTGGTGCCCAAAGAGTACACGACGTCAATCCTAGCGCCCATGTTCTCTCTCATCTGGTTGGTGATGTTCGTGCTGTATTGGCGGATATGGCGCGAGGCCACGTGCCACGCGCGCCGCATGCGCGCCAACACGTGCTGCCCCACTGGCGCCAACGATTGGAAGAGCATACAG GTGGTGCTGCTAGTGTTGGGGTCGTTCTCAATTTGCTGGATGCCGTTCGTGGTGGTGGCGTGCGCTCAGACCCTGCCGGTCATTACGCTGCACAGTCCCGTCGCGTACCGGTTAACTTCATCCCTGGCCATGTCCAATTCGGGCATTAACCCGCTGATATACGCGTGGAAGAACGCAGGGTTCCGAGCGGCATTCGTTAACCTACTTCGATGCAAACGGCCAGATACATCGGAGTATAGAGGATCGCCAGCGCCGGAGAGGAAAAGAGGCTCTGTGGCGCTTAGGGAAGGGTCTATAACGCGTTCGAGTGCTCCTAGCGCGCTCTCAAGCATGGGAGGACGGCCAGCGAGACTGCTGTACGTAGAGCGCGAGACCGACACGTCGAGATGCCGCATAATCGAGAACGCAGGCTACGTGGAGGAGAGAGGGGACGCGAACCCCTCGTACGCGCCCGACCCGACCCCGGTGCACCGACCCGCCACGCGCCCCGACGTAGTGTAG